Proteins from a single region of Paraburkholderia sp. ZP32-5:
- a CDS encoding porin — MSGAKFKLLPSLCLLGSAALSAPAFAQSSVQLYGLIDTFVGAVKNPGGRTAVVTQGGGMSTSYWGLRGTEDLGGGYSTFFVLESYFQPQNGSYGRFTNDSFFSRNAYVGIATPYGSIRAGRLTTPLYISTINLNPFFNSYTFSPWIFHTYKGLGPQGVVGDSGWNNAVAYTSPTIGGVNGTLIYSFGNTAGDAGAHKWGGTLNYANGPLVLAANYQYINYSNVAGDIATALPAVMGLKSQDTVQLGGAYNFTIVRVFAGYMNIRDHATLGTTTTNSEQLGVSVPVGVGSVLGDFAYSKSSGPNSGNVHRTTWAVGYDYPLSKRTDIYAAFKYDHFASQSTGLTYGAGIRHSF; from the coding sequence ATGTCTGGTGCAAAATTCAAACTCCTGCCGAGTCTTTGTCTTCTCGGCTCCGCTGCGCTAAGCGCGCCCGCTTTCGCGCAATCGTCGGTGCAGCTCTATGGTCTGATCGATACGTTCGTCGGAGCCGTGAAAAATCCCGGCGGCCGTACGGCAGTGGTAACTCAAGGCGGCGGGATGTCCACGTCTTACTGGGGACTGCGCGGTACCGAAGACCTGGGCGGCGGCTATTCGACGTTCTTCGTGCTTGAAAGCTATTTCCAGCCTCAGAACGGCAGCTACGGCCGCTTCACGAACGACAGCTTCTTTTCGCGCAACGCGTATGTCGGCATTGCCACGCCCTATGGCTCCATTCGCGCAGGCAGATTAACGACACCGCTATACATTTCGACCATCAACCTCAATCCGTTTTTCAATTCGTACACGTTTTCCCCGTGGATTTTTCACACGTATAAAGGATTAGGCCCACAGGGCGTGGTGGGCGATTCGGGCTGGAACAATGCCGTCGCTTATACGTCGCCGACTATCGGCGGCGTGAACGGCACGTTGATCTACTCGTTCGGCAATACCGCGGGCGACGCCGGCGCACACAAGTGGGGCGGCACGCTCAACTATGCAAACGGTCCGCTCGTACTGGCGGCCAATTATCAGTACATCAACTACAGCAATGTAGCGGGCGATATCGCCACTGCACTGCCGGCGGTAATGGGCCTTAAAAGCCAGGATACCGTGCAGCTTGGTGGCGCGTACAACTTCACGATCGTGCGCGTGTTCGCCGGCTACATGAACATTCGCGACCACGCCACGCTCGGCACTACGACGACAAACTCAGAACAGCTTGGGGTCTCCGTGCCGGTCGGCGTCGGATCGGTGCTCGGGGACTTCGCCTATTCGAAATCGAGCGGCCCGAATAGCGGCAACGTTCACCGCACCACTTGGGCAGTGGGTTACGACTATCCACTGTCGAAGCGCACCGACATCTACGCCGCGTTCAAATATGACCACTTCGCGAGCCAATCCACGGGCCTCACTTACGGCGCCGGCATTCGTCACAGCTTTTGA
- a CDS encoding helix-turn-helix domain-containing protein, giving the protein MADVSDFRKTAPTFDFLAIGERLRAYRMARGLRSDDIAGRLAISRAAVYNLERGEIIKIETLERLAALLEVTLPNLLGVESEYHDSAVSYFERMRQLESRSTRILANFDPISFLLTSDAYAQYLRTMLEESVPPELTGESSKRINSDVLKILAARRRLFEQHRPSILSLIGLRQVEQFLHHGLVGRLGLPSGVQLERKLAARKEVAHMIEVLNSDPIGVQVGIVSDNLPSETFQIFEEPGSQHVAVSPFRLGELPNVRTGIATITTSTDAVRMYRGLIERLWVGAAKGRDGARQLQALLERS; this is encoded by the coding sequence GTGGCCGACGTTTCAGATTTCCGCAAAACAGCGCCCACATTCGACTTCCTCGCTATCGGCGAGCGCCTTCGCGCCTATCGGATGGCGCGCGGACTGCGCTCCGACGACATCGCCGGGCGGCTGGCGATTTCGCGGGCCGCGGTCTACAACCTCGAGCGCGGAGAGATCATCAAGATCGAAACGCTCGAGCGCCTCGCGGCGCTACTTGAAGTGACATTGCCGAACCTGCTCGGCGTCGAATCCGAATATCACGACTCCGCGGTCAGTTACTTCGAGCGCATGCGTCAGCTCGAGTCGCGTTCCACGCGCATACTCGCGAACTTCGATCCGATTTCATTCCTGCTCACCTCCGATGCTTACGCGCAGTATCTGCGCACGATGCTCGAAGAAAGCGTGCCGCCGGAACTCACTGGCGAAAGCTCAAAGCGTATTAATAGCGATGTGCTGAAAATTCTCGCGGCCCGCCGCAGACTCTTCGAGCAGCATCGGCCGAGCATTCTCAGCCTGATCGGACTGCGCCAGGTCGAGCAGTTCCTGCACCATGGTCTGGTAGGGCGTCTGGGTCTGCCTTCAGGTGTGCAGCTTGAACGCAAGCTCGCGGCGCGCAAGGAAGTCGCGCACATGATCGAGGTGTTGAACAGCGACCCGATCGGCGTTCAGGTCGGTATCGTCAGCGACAACCTGCCGAGCGAAACCTTCCAGATTTTCGAGGAGCCGGGCAGTCAGCACGTAGCGGTGTCGCCGTTCCGGCTTGGCGAACTTCCTAACGTGCGAACGGGTATTGCAACGATCACGACATCGACGGACGCGGTGCGAATGTATCGCGGCTTGATCGAGAGGCTTTGGGTCGGCGCCGCCAAGGGGCGAGACGGCGCACGCCAGTTGCAGGCGTTGCTCGAGCGTAGCTAG
- a CDS encoding GNAT family N-acetyltransferase — protein sequence MTTPTFRTACPTDVDRCFQIETSAYEGDEAATREKIAIRIAQYPQGFLVMELHGTVIGFINCGCADEVVMSDEAFKELVGHDPAAPNVVIMSVVIDPAHQGQGYASLMMRAFVARMSELGKKTIHLMCKERHVALYERLGYRYVRLSTSDHGGMSWHEMVRIL from the coding sequence ATGACGACTCCCACCTTCCGAACCGCGTGTCCCACTGATGTCGACCGCTGCTTCCAGATTGAGACTTCGGCCTATGAAGGCGACGAAGCTGCCACACGAGAAAAGATCGCCATTCGAATTGCCCAGTATCCGCAGGGCTTCCTCGTCATGGAGCTACACGGCACCGTGATCGGCTTCATCAACTGCGGCTGTGCCGACGAGGTCGTGATGTCCGACGAGGCGTTCAAGGAGCTGGTCGGACACGATCCTGCTGCCCCCAACGTGGTGATCATGTCCGTGGTGATAGACCCAGCGCACCAGGGACAAGGCTACGCATCTCTTATGATGCGTGCCTTCGTTGCACGCATGTCGGAGCTTGGCAAGAAGACCATTCATCTGATGTGTAAAGAGCGCCACGTCGCGCTTTATGAACGGTTAGGCTATCGCTATGTCAGGCTGTCCACGTCGGATCATGGCGGTATGTCATGGCATGAGATGGTGCGGATTCTTTAG
- a CDS encoding LysR family transcriptional regulator has product MHDVLRRVDLNLLLVFDALFRHRGVVSAADELSLSASACSHALGRLRAALGDELFVRHGSGMQPTARAEQLAPGVREALQALTATLGDIGPFVPSTSTREFVIAATDFTAFAVLPQLISVLQLEAPHIRVRVVYSTRSESLDDLTSGQVHFALGFAGEDGMQQTSVESLDCFVDDYVVVVRNRHPRIRKKLSLKQYLAEKHVVVIPWNTEGSVIDAELLRAGFTRDVAVKLPSVMAAPFIVAKSELLLTLPRRVAVQLADAIPLAIHPTPFAVPRYVLKILFHRRHSASPALCWMREKMMDVLGASPSRDE; this is encoded by the coding sequence ATGCATGATGTCCTCAGGCGGGTCGATCTCAATCTGTTGCTCGTGTTCGATGCACTCTTCCGGCATCGAGGGGTCGTTTCGGCGGCCGATGAACTGTCGCTGAGCGCGTCGGCGTGTAGTCATGCGCTGGGCCGTCTTCGCGCGGCACTCGGCGACGAACTGTTCGTGCGGCACGGCAGCGGGATGCAGCCGACTGCAAGAGCCGAACAGCTGGCACCGGGCGTCCGCGAGGCGCTGCAGGCGTTGACAGCTACGCTCGGCGACATCGGCCCGTTCGTCCCGTCGACGAGCACTCGAGAATTCGTGATTGCCGCGACGGACTTCACCGCGTTCGCGGTTTTGCCCCAACTGATATCGGTGCTGCAACTCGAAGCGCCGCACATTCGCGTGCGGGTGGTCTACTCGACGCGGAGCGAATCGCTGGATGACCTGACCTCGGGACAGGTTCACTTCGCCCTCGGTTTTGCGGGCGAAGACGGCATGCAGCAGACGAGTGTCGAATCCCTCGATTGCTTCGTGGACGACTACGTCGTCGTCGTTCGGAATAGACATCCACGGATCAGAAAGAAACTGTCGCTCAAACAATATCTGGCGGAGAAGCACGTCGTCGTCATTCCGTGGAATACCGAGGGCAGCGTCATCGACGCGGAGTTGCTACGTGCTGGGTTCACGCGCGACGTGGCTGTAAAACTCCCGAGCGTGATGGCCGCGCCATTCATCGTGGCGAAATCGGAGCTTCTGCTTACGCTGCCTCGACGGGTTGCGGTCCAACTGGCGGACGCGATACCGCTTGCCATTCATCCCACACCTTTTGCTGTTCCGCGCTACGTTCTCAAGATTCTGTTTCATCGGCGACACTCGGCTTCGCCGGCACTTTGCTGGATGCGCGAGAAGATGATGGACGTGCTAGGCGCGAGTCCATCGCGTGATGAGTGA
- a CDS encoding oxidoreductase: protein MTAIQIPLNSGFGFHSTADDVIRGVDLTRKVSIVTGGYSGIGAETVRVLARNGATVVVPAHNLNNARQALGDLAGIELARIDLLDPASIDTFADGFVRSGRPLHLLINNAGIMATPLARDARGYESQLSANHLGHFRLVQRLWPALQRAQGARVVGLSSGAHRRAAFDFDDPNFHQREYDRWIAYAQSKTAIALFALELDNRGTSDGIRAFSVHPGRIETGLQRHISVADLQALGFRNAEGKIPVDQLHMYKTIEQGAATTVWCATSPMLDGMGGVYCEDCDIAPAVSSDHKALNGVLPWAADPVLARRLWTLSESLLD, encoded by the coding sequence GTGACCGCTATTCAAATCCCACTGAATTCCGGATTCGGATTTCATTCGACCGCGGACGACGTTATACGAGGCGTTGATCTCACCCGTAAGGTCTCTATCGTCACGGGTGGCTATTCGGGAATCGGTGCGGAGACTGTACGTGTTCTGGCGCGAAACGGCGCGACGGTTGTTGTCCCCGCACATAACCTGAACAACGCACGTCAAGCGCTGGGCGATCTTGCCGGCATCGAACTCGCGCGTATTGATCTGCTTGATCCAGCGTCGATCGACACATTCGCTGATGGCTTCGTCCGAAGCGGCCGGCCGTTGCATCTGCTCATCAACAACGCCGGCATCATGGCAACGCCGCTGGCGCGTGATGCGCGCGGCTACGAGTCGCAACTGTCCGCGAATCATCTCGGCCATTTCCGCCTGGTACAACGCTTGTGGCCCGCACTTCAACGGGCACAGGGCGCGCGTGTCGTCGGACTGTCGTCGGGAGCGCATCGACGTGCTGCGTTCGACTTCGACGATCCAAACTTCCATCAGCGCGAATACGACCGATGGATCGCGTATGCGCAGTCCAAGACCGCGATCGCGCTGTTCGCTCTCGAACTCGATAACCGGGGGACGTCTGACGGGATTCGTGCTTTTTCAGTCCATCCCGGACGTATCGAAACAGGCCTGCAACGGCACATCAGCGTGGCCGATTTGCAAGCGTTAGGTTTCCGCAATGCCGAAGGCAAGATCCCAGTGGATCAACTGCATATGTATAAGACCATCGAGCAAGGGGCAGCCACTACGGTGTGGTGTGCGACCAGCCCGATGCTGGATGGAATGGGCGGGGTGTACTGCGAGGACTGCGATATCGCCCCCGCCGTCAGTTCGGATCACAAGGCGCTGAACGGTGTGCTTCCGTGGGCAGCCGATCCTGTGCTTGCGCGGCGTCTGTGGACGCTAAGCGAGAGTTTGCTGGATTAG
- a CDS encoding quinone oxidoreductase family protein produces MKAWELEKLGGALRLTDRPIPEARPGSVVVRMEASSLMSYMKSYVDGKLPIYHAPNKPFIPGGNGVGIVHAVGPDVWHLKPGQRVIVSSHMVAQENVSEPGQFLLGVTALGAVAEIMQRDWSDGTLAEYALLPATTVTPIEGLDDRDAANLATSMRYIVPYGGLLRGHLAAGETLVVSGATGAYGTAAVLLGLAMGAGRVVAVGRNGDALDAIASAGGVRVATVQATGDIAIDTARIREAAGGGADLAFDIVGAATSSNMTMAALRSLRREGRLVLMGSMTAPLPISYMELMFNGWEITGNFMYPRNAYRRLFDLVRSGQLELDAIRAITLPLRELPQGMQMATEAGSFECVVMLHSTEQTGA; encoded by the coding sequence ATGAAAGCGTGGGAGCTTGAAAAACTAGGCGGTGCCCTGCGTCTGACCGACAGACCGATTCCGGAGGCTCGCCCCGGAAGTGTCGTCGTCAGGATGGAAGCCTCTTCGTTGATGTCGTACATGAAGTCGTATGTCGACGGAAAACTGCCGATCTATCACGCGCCCAACAAGCCCTTCATTCCGGGCGGAAATGGCGTCGGCATCGTTCATGCGGTGGGTCCGGATGTGTGGCACCTGAAGCCAGGGCAACGCGTCATTGTTTCCTCGCATATGGTTGCGCAGGAGAACGTCAGCGAGCCGGGACAATTCCTGCTCGGCGTAACGGCGCTCGGTGCTGTTGCGGAAATCATGCAACGGGATTGGTCCGATGGCACGCTGGCCGAGTACGCGCTGCTGCCGGCCACGACCGTCACGCCGATCGAAGGCCTGGATGATCGCGATGCGGCGAATCTGGCCACCAGCATGCGCTACATCGTGCCCTATGGCGGCTTGTTACGCGGCCATCTCGCCGCGGGTGAAACATTAGTCGTCTCGGGCGCCACTGGCGCTTACGGCACCGCGGCGGTGCTGTTGGGCCTTGCGATGGGCGCCGGTCGCGTCGTGGCAGTCGGCCGTAACGGCGATGCGCTCGATGCGATTGCCAGCGCGGGAGGTGTCCGCGTTGCCACCGTGCAAGCAACTGGCGATATCGCAATCGACACGGCCCGCATCCGCGAAGCGGCTGGCGGCGGCGCCGATCTGGCCTTCGACATAGTTGGCGCAGCGACGAGCTCGAACATGACGATGGCGGCCCTTCGCAGCTTGCGCCGTGAAGGACGTCTCGTTTTGATGGGCTCGATGACCGCGCCGCTGCCGATTTCCTACATGGAGCTGATGTTCAACGGTTGGGAGATCACCGGCAACTTCATGTATCCGCGCAACGCTTATCGTCGTCTGTTCGATCTGGTTCGTTCTGGCCAGCTTGAACTCGACGCCATTCGAGCGATCACCCTGCCCTTGCGCGAACTTCCCCAAGGGATGCAAATGGCCACCGAGGCGGGAAGCTTCGAGTGCGTCGTCATGTTGCACTCCACCGAACAAACAGGAGCCTGA
- a CDS encoding cupin domain-containing protein, with protein sequence MDALSDVLSTLRVSSVLSSRFEGQGSWALRFPEYEHIKFGSVLSGRVYLWLEGEEPIALEEGDFYLLASGRPFCSASNLACVLEDGVATVRSKRGADGVARHYCEGEGVPVSLVSGRFTFENDVSDLLLRHLPPLIHVRATDVSSGALSHVLSLLRLESSDLHLGGEVARSGLAALALVHVLRAYLGTSPQVPEHEDMT encoded by the coding sequence ATGGATGCTCTTTCCGATGTGCTCTCGACCCTGCGAGTGAGCAGCGTGCTTTCTTCCCGCTTCGAGGGACAGGGCTCATGGGCGTTACGCTTTCCGGAGTACGAGCACATCAAGTTCGGCAGCGTGCTGTCCGGACGCGTTTACTTGTGGCTGGAGGGTGAAGAGCCGATCGCATTGGAAGAGGGGGACTTCTATCTGCTTGCCAGCGGACGACCGTTCTGTTCGGCAAGCAACCTGGCGTGTGTTCTGGAAGATGGCGTGGCCACCGTGCGCAGTAAGCGCGGTGCAGACGGTGTAGCGCGTCACTATTGCGAAGGCGAGGGCGTGCCCGTCAGTCTGGTCAGCGGTCGGTTCACATTCGAGAATGACGTCAGCGATCTTCTGCTACGTCATTTGCCGCCGTTGATACATGTGCGTGCAACCGATGTGTCATCCGGCGCGCTGTCCCATGTGCTGAGTCTGCTTCGGCTTGAGTCCAGTGATTTGCATCTCGGCGGTGAGGTCGCACGGAGCGGCCTTGCGGCGCTTGCGCTGGTTCATGTGCTGCGCGCGTATCTGGGCACATCGCCTCAAGTGCCCGAGCACGAAGATATGACGTAA
- a CDS encoding AbiEi antitoxin N-terminal domain-containing protein, which produces MPLDLSTDVQVLMDFATRGQPFDRPYLLSIGVSPAKVPLLLRSGWLTQLSDNAYLLRGDKPSVEGTVAYLTRQVPNLHISGRSALARQGVRHYLYVHERLYLRGSVNFAFPDWAKTLLSPRYDPRPLFDAHLEPCYAVSALPLKHPGVMVSHRERAIIEMLADSGHGGLEHAGNLVSELRTIRPLVLRTLATYCLRRDIVATLSELAEDEGHEWASTLRC; this is translated from the coding sequence ATGCCGCTGGACCTCTCGACCGACGTACAGGTCCTTATGGATTTCGCCACGCGGGGGCAGCCATTTGACCGTCCATATCTCTTAAGCATTGGGGTTTCGCCAGCGAAGGTGCCGTTGCTTTTGAGGAGCGGCTGGCTGACCCAATTGTCCGACAACGCGTATCTTCTGAGAGGCGACAAACCATCGGTCGAGGGGACTGTTGCCTATCTGACGCGACAGGTGCCGAATCTGCACATCTCTGGACGCAGCGCGCTGGCTCGTCAGGGTGTACGTCACTACCTTTATGTCCACGAACGCCTGTACCTTCGGGGCTCCGTCAATTTCGCGTTTCCTGACTGGGCGAAGACGCTTCTGTCTCCACGATACGACCCACGACCTCTCTTCGATGCCCATCTCGAACCATGCTATGCGGTTTCAGCACTTCCGCTGAAACATCCTGGCGTGATGGTCTCGCATCGTGAGCGGGCAATCATCGAGATGCTGGCCGACAGCGGCCACGGGGGGCTGGAACATGCAGGAAATCTTGTGAGCGAACTGCGGACCATCCGGCCACTGGTACTTCGGACGCTCGCCACTTACTGTCTTCGACGGGATATCGTCGCGACACTCAGCGAACTGGCCGAAGACGAGGGTCATGAGTGGGCGAGCACGCTGCGATGCTGA